ACGGTGACGATCACGGTCAAGGCGATGCCCGAGGGATTTTTGTCGACGCATCTGGTCGACGGCGTGCAGCCCGGCACCATCGTCCGGTTGGCCGCGCCTCAGGGGAACTTCGTGCTGCCCGACCCGGCTCCGCCGGCCGTGCTGTTCCTGACGGCCGGCTCCGGCGTCACCCCGGTGATGTCGATGCTGCGCACGCTGGTGCGCCGCGATCAGATCACCGATGTGGTCCACCTGCATTCGGCGCCCACCGCCGACGATGTGATGTTCGGCGCGGAGCTCGCGCAACTGGCGGTCGATCAGCCCGGTTACCGCCTGCAACTGCGCGCGACGCGCAGTCAGGGCCGGCTGGATCTAGCACGACTGGACGACGAGGTGCCGGACTGGCGCAAGCGGCAGACCTGGGCCTGTGGGCCCGAGGCGATGCTGAACTCCGCCGAGCAGGTCTGGTCGGCGGCTGGGCTCAAAACCCGTCTGCACCTGGAGCGGTTCGCGGTGTCGAAAGCCGCACCGGCCGGGTCGGGCGGGACCGTCACCTTCGCCAAAAGCGGGAAGAGCGTCGCCGTCGACGGGGCGACGTCGCTGATGGATGCCGGTGAGCAGCAGGGCGTACAGATGCCCTTCGGTTGCCGGATGGGTATCTGCCAGTCCTGCGTGGTAACCCTGACCGAGGGTCACGTCCGCGATCTGCGCACGGGCCTGGAACGCGAGCCGGGGACACGCGTGCAGACCTGTGTTTCCGCCGCGTCCGGCAACTGTACTCTCGACGTTTAGGAGTTACCGACTAGTAACCTACGCTATCGTAGGTTACGATGGCGTAGGTCAGGAACTCATACCTGCAGGAAGGCAACAGCACGATGGCGATCACCGACCTCGATGTCTTTGCGCATCTGACGGACGCCGACATCGAAAACTTGGGCGTCGAACTCGACGCCATCCGCCGGGACATCGAAGACTCCCGCGGGGAGCGCGACGCGCGCTACATCCACCGCACCATCGCCGCGCAGCGTGCCCTCGAGGTCGCCGGCCGGTTGATGCTGGCGCTCGGCAAGCGCCGCTCCGCCTGGTGGGCGGGCACCGCGACGCTCGGGGTGGCCAAGATCATCGAGAACATGGAGATCGGCCACAACGTCATGCACGGCCAATGGGACTGGATGAACGACCCCGAGATCCACTCGTCGTCTTGGGAGTGGGACATGAGCGGGTCGTCCAAGCACTGGCGCTACACCCACAATTTCTTGCACCACAAGTACACCAACATCCTCGGCATGGACGACGACGTGGGCTATGGCCTGTTGCGGGTCACTCGTGACCAGCCGTGGAAGCGTTTCAACCTGCTCAACCTGTTCTACAACACCATGCTCGCGCTTGGCTTCGAGTGGGGCGTCGGTCTGCAGCACGTGGAGATCGGCAAGATCGTCATGGGCCGGATGGACAACGACCAGGCGACGGAGCGGGTCGACGAGTTCTTGGCCAAGGCCGGCGGCCAGGTGTTCAAGGACTACGTCGCCTTCCCGGCGCTGACGTCGATGTCGCCCTGGGCGTCGTTCAAGTCGACGCTGAAGGCCAACATCGTGGCCAACATCATCCGCAACGTGTGGGCCAACGCGATCATCTTTTGCGGCCACTTCCCGGACGGGGCTGAGAAGTTCACCAAGACCGACATGCTCGGCGAATCCAAGGGTCAGTGGTACCTGCGCCAGATGCTGGGCAGCGCCAATATCAACGCCGGCCCGGTGATGCGCTTCATGAGCGGTAGCTTGTCGCACCAGATCGAGCACCATCTCTTCCCGGACCTGCCGAGCAACCGGTACGAGGAGATCGCGGTGCGGGTGCGCCAGATCTGCGACAAATACGACTTGCCCTACACCACAGGACCTTTCCTTGTGCAGTACGGCAAGACGTGGCGCACGATCGCCAAGCTGTCGCTACCCGACAAGTACCTGCGTGACACCGCCGACAACGCTCCGGAGACTCGCAGCGAGTCGATGTTCGCCGAACTGGAACCCGGTTTCGCCGGCATCGACCCGTCGACCGGACGCCGCCGTGGTCTCAAAACCGCGATCGCGGCCGTGCGGGGCTGGCGTCGTGCTAAGCGGGCCACCGCTGAGGCGCAAACGCCGGGACGGGACGAGTTAGCCGCCTAGGGTGGGCAGCGACGATGCAGAGCGCGGAGCGCGATGAGGAGGAGCTGGCCTCGTAGGGTGGGCAGCGACGATGCAGAGCGCGGAGCGCGATGAGGAGGAGCTGGCCTCGTAGATTTAGCGCGGTGGATGTTGTCACCGCGCACCCGATCGTCGAGGCCGTACTGCAGCGGCATCGCGACGCTTTGGGCAACGAGTTCTCAGCGTATCGCAACCACGTTTACCGTGGCCTCACGTATCACCAGCTGCTGCTTGGTTTTTCGATTCCTGACGTCGCGGCACTAGCGTGGGCGGCCCACGACCTGGCCATCTGGACGGCGGGCACGTTCGACTACCTCAAGCCGTCGGCCGATCTAGCGGCGGCGTATGCCGACGAGTTCGGGATCGCCGACGTCAATCTGCTGCGCGCGCTGATCACCGAGCATCATCGGCTGCGACCCCTCAACGACGACCGCGTCACCGAGACGTTCCGGCAAGCCGACCTCGTCGACGTGAGCCACGGCGTGCTGCGACACGGCCTCGAGCGATCGGCTGTCCGGGCGGTGGTCAAAGCGTTGCCGTACAACGGCTTTCACGCTTTCCTGGCCAAGGGCCTGTCCGGCTACGCCGTGCGGCACCCGCTGCGCCCGCTCCCGATGATGCGCATCTAGTCTGCGCGAAATTGGGGGCACCTTCCGCTTGCGGGGGAAAGTTAAGGTCGCTAATCGTGCAGATTCACAGCCTTGGCTGCTGTTTCACGCCTTCACGCCGCGATCGCAACCAGCCGCTTGAGCGCCGCGAGTTGGTATTCGTGGTCGCCTTCGAGTTTGGCCAACAAAGTCGTGATGCCCGCCGCACGGTAGCGCGCGACGCGTTCGGCGATAATGTCTTCGTTTCCAATCAGATTCGTCAGGCGGCCGAGATCCAGCGGCACCGCCTGACGGGCCCCTTCGCGGTCGCCCGCTTGCCACAACTGTGCGACGGTGTTGACCTCGTCGGCATAACCGAGCCGGCTGAACGCATCGTTGTAGAAGTTCTGCCCGCCGACCCCCATCGCGCCGATCGTGAAGGCGTACCCATCCGCGTGCCGGCGCGTCGCGGCGTCGGCTGACGCCTGATCGTCGTGGAATTCCAGAGCTACGGGCGCCACCAGGTCGAGGTCGTCGAGCGTGCGGCCGGCCCGGTGCGCTCCGACGGTCAGCGGGCCGAGAAACACGTCGGCCGCCTCGGGGATGAACGCGTTGCCCAGCCACCCGTCGGCGACCTCACCGGTCAGCTCGAGATTCCGCGGGCCCATCGCCGCGATGTAGACCGGTACATGCTCGGGCCGCACCATCGGCTTGAGCGCCGACCCGCGACTGTCCGGCAGCGGCAACGGGTAGATCTCGCCCGCATGTTCGAGCCGCTCGCCGCGACTGATCAAACGGATGATCTCGATCGTCTCCCGGGTCGTCTGCACCGGCTTGCGGAACCGGACGCCGTGCCAACCCTCCATCACCCGCGGGCCCGACGTGCCGACACCGAGGATGAAGCGGCCGGCCGACAGCTCCTGAAGGCTCAGCGCTGACGTCGCCAGCAGTGCCGGAGTGCGCGAGCCCAGTTGCACGACAAAGGTTCCCAGCTGTATCGCCGACGTCTTGGCGGCCAGGTACGCCAGGCCGGTGAGCGCGTCGTAGCCCCATACCTCGGGTATCCACAGTGACGCGACACCGAGCTGCTCGGCTGCCAGTGCGAAGTCGACGGCGCCGGGCAGCCGAGGTTCGATCATTGCGCCGACCTTCATGGGTTTCTCCTATGTCAAGCCGCTGCCGGTTGGCAAGGCTGAGTTCGGTGTTGCTGGTCGGTGTGGAGGCGGCCGAAGACGACGCGGGCGAGGCGGCGTTTGAGGCAGCGCAGGGCTTCGGGATTGGAGTCGCCTGCGGCTAATCGATGACGGTAGTAGGTCTGTCCGAGGCCCTCGAGGCGGATTTGGGTGACGGCGATGCGGTGCAGGGCGGCATTGAGTTGTCGGTTGCCGGAGCGGGTCATGCGGACTCGACCGGCGGTGTTGCCCGACCACACTGGTACCGGGGCCACCCCGGCATGCCGTGCGAAGGCGGCCTCGCTTTTGAACCGGGTCACTCCTGCCGTCTCACCGACGAGCTTGGCCGCGGTCAACTCCCCGCACCCGGGCATCGCCAACAGTGTCGGGGCAATCGCGCGCACTCGCGCACCGATCCGCTTGGCCAGCGCGTCGATCGCTTCGGTCAGCCGGTCGATGTCGGCGAGCTCATCGCGGGCCAGCTCGGCGACTAGACCGGGAACGGTCGTCAACCAGGCGCCCAACAGCAGGCGATGTTTAGCGCGATCCAACGACCCAGGACGGGGGGCGCGCTCGGGATCAAGTTCATGAACTCGCCAGCGCAACCGGTTGATCGTTGCAGTCCGTTGTGCCACAAGAACTTCCCGGCGATCCACCAGCAGCTTCAGCTCGCGGGACACCTCATCATGGGACGCTACCGGCAGATCGGGTTCACGCAGGAATCCCCGCGCAACTGCGAGCGCATCGATCGGGTCAGACTTGCCCCGGGTCCGTGCCGACGCACGGGTTTGGGCCATTAACTTCGGTGGTACTCGCACCACCTTTTGGCCAGAACCCAGCAAGTCGCGTTCCAGGCGCGCTGACAAATGCCGGCAATCCTCGATTGCCCACACCACCTCGGCGCCAAAGCGTTCCCGGGCCCACATCACCGCCTCAGCATGCCCGGCAGTGACCGCTCTGACAGTCTTCTCGCCGAGCTTGCGCCCCACCTCGTCGACAGCAACAAAGGTATGGGTGTGCTTGTGAACATCGGCTCCAACAACAACCATAGGGGTTGCCTCCTTCACTGTGAGGTGACGGTTGGGCCGGTCGGCGGACAAACCTCAGTGGGGGCGGTGCCACGCTCCTATCAAGTCACGCCGGCCGGTCCTTCACACCCGGTGCCGGCAAAACGCATGAACGCCAACCGAAGGCGGCAGGCAGGCTATGAGCCAGACACCAGGTGATCAGGATCCAACCACCGCAACCTCCTGCGGCACCTCACCCTGACACTGATGGCATGCTAACCACCATGCGCTACCGCGATCTACCCACAGTCGAAGTGACTCAGCGCGTTCGGTGCGACGTGCCCACGGCGTGGGCTCTGTTGACCGACATCAACCTGCCGACGCGTTGCTCGTCGGAACTGCAGTGCGTCGATTGGCTCGACGGCGCGACCGGCGTCGAAGTGGGCGCACGTTTTCAAGGGCGCAGCAAGCACGAGGCGTTCGGTGAGTGGTCGACGGTGTGCGAAGTCGTCGAGGTCGAGGACGGCGGAGCTCAGCGTCGCTGGGTGTACGACGTGGTCGGACCCGACGGCCCTGGAGCGAGGTGGGGATTCGAGGTCGAACCGACCAGCGACGGCGTGCTGGTGAGGCAGTGGGGGAGGATGGGCCCCGGCCCGTCGGGGCTCACCCCGGCGATTGTCGCGATGCCGGACAAGGAGGCCAGGATCGTCGCCAACCGGCTGTCCGAATGGCGGCAGAACATGCAAGCCAACCTGGACTGGGTCCGGTCGCAGGCCGAGGCCTGAATCACGGCTCGCGTAGCGCGGTCAGCAAACGTCGGGCCGCGGCGACGCGGCGAACCGCCGGCCCGGTCAAGGTGTCCAGCGCGCATTCCGGGTCGGCCGGCGGGCCGAGATGCCCGCAACCGCGTGGACAGTCTTCGATGGCCTCGGCCAGGTCGGAGAATGCCAGCACGACATCGTCGGGCTTGATATGAGCCAGCCCGAACGAGCGGATTCCTGGGGTGTCGATCACCCAGCTGTCGCGGTCGAAGGGCAGCGCCACCGACTGCGTCGACGTGTGCCGCCCCCGGCCGATGTCGGTCACCTCGCCGACGGCGCGATCAGCCTGCGGCACAAGCCGATTCACCAGGGTCGACTTGCCCACTCCGGAATGACCCAGCAACACGGTGATGTTGCCGACCAGCAGGTGCGTTACCGCGTCCAGTGGGTCGTCGCGGCCGGCGGTGATCACGGTCAGGTCGAGGTCGGCGAACTGCTCGGCGAACGGTTCGGCGGGGGCGAGATCGGTCTTGGTCAGGCATAGGATCGGAGCCAACCCGCCCGCATAGGCGGCGATCAGCGTCCGGTCGACCAGTCCGGTGCGGGGCGGGGGATCGGCCAGCGCCACCACGATCAGCAGCTGATCGGCATTTGCGACCACCACCCGTTCGGTCGGGTCGGTGTCATCGGCGGTCCGCCGCAACACCGTTCGCCGTTCGCCGCGGCGGACGATGCGAGCCAACGTGTCGGTCCGGCCCGTCAGGTCACCGACGACGTCCACGTCGTCGCCGACGACGATCGGAGTGCGGCCGAGTTCGCGAGCCCGCATGGCCGTGACGCGCCGATCGGGATCGCCGTCGAGCACGCACCCCCAGCGGCCGCGGTCGACGCTGACCACCATCGCGGACTTCGCATCGGCGTGCTCGGGGCGGGTTTTGGTCCGCGGCCGGGACCCTTTCCCGGAGCGGATCTTGACGTCGGACTCGTCGTAGTCGTCCGGCTTCAAACGGTGGACTTCCCAACCATGTTCGCCCACATCGCCGGAAAGTTCGGCAGCGTCTTCGCGGTGGTCTCGATGTCGTCCACCTGCACGCCGTCGACGCGCAGACCGACGATCGCGCCGGCCGTCGCCATTCGGTGGTCGGCATACGACCGCCAGGTGCCGGCCCGCAGTGGTGTCGCGGTGATCTCCAGCCCGTCGGCGGTTTCACGGCAGTTCCCGCCGAGCCGGTTGAGCTCGGCGCTCAGCGCGGCGAGCCGGTCGGTTTCGTGGCCACGCAGATGCGCGATCCCTGACAGCCGCGACACGGACCCCGGCGCCGCCAGCGCGGCGAGCACCGCCACCGACGGGGTGAGCTCGCCGACGTCGCGCAGGTCGACGTCAAAGCCGTTGTAGGACTGCGGTCCCCGCACTTCCAGGTGCGTATCATCATGTTTCACAACGCAATTCAGCTGCGTAAGGATACTCAGGATGGCGTCGGCGGGCTGAATGCTCGCAGCCGGCCAGCCGGTGATGCGAACCGTACCCGCGCTGACGACGGCCGCGGCGATGAACGCGACGGCGTTCGACAGGTCCGGCTCGATGTGCCAGTGCAGCGCCGCGACCGGGCCAGGCCGCACCTGCCAGCTGTTGGGCGTTGCGTCGTCGACATCCACGCCGGCCTGACGCAGCATCGCTACCGTCATCGCGATGTGCGGCGCCGACGGCAGCGATGCGCCGACGTGGTGCACGGTCAGGCCGTCGGTGAACGACGGGCCCGCCAGCAGCAACCCGGACACGAACTGCGACGAGGCCGAGGCGTCGATGTCCACCGCCCCACCCGCGACCTTTCCCACCCCGCGAACCCGGAACGGCAGGCGGTCGCCGTCGATGTCGACGCCGAGTCCGCGCAGGCCGCCAAGCAGCGGTGCGATCGGCCGGACACGGGCCTGCTCGTCGCCGTCGAACGTCACTGTCGTCAGCCCGAGTGCCGCCAGCGGCGGGACGAACCGCAACACCGTGCCGGCCAGGCCGCAGTCGATGCGGGCGTCATCGGCGGGGGCAATCGTCCCGCTGACCTCGACGTGATCGGCCTCTCCGTCGACGTGTAGGCCCAGCGCCGTGAGCGCGCCGATCATCAGGTCGGTGTCGCGGCTGCGCAGCGCGCCGCTGATCTTCGAGACGCCGTTGGCCGCGGCTAGCGCCGCGAGCACCAGTGCCCGGTTGGTCTGCGATTTCGAGCCCGGCACCGTCACCGTCGCGTCGACCGGCCGGGGTGCGAAGGGGGCAGGCCAGGTGCTCACGTGCTCCATTCTTGCCTACTGCTGGTGGGCCGAGTTATCCACAGTTGAGCGTTCATCCACAGCGTCCCCTGCGCGCCTAAGTATCCCGACGGTTTTGTCGGGTTGCTTCTTAACGTCGGAGACATGAGTTCGTCGATCAGCGCCGAGCAGGCACGGGAGCAGATCCTGGCTGCCCTGGACGCTGTCGATGCCGCCCACCGCTTGGTGCGCGAAACCTCCTCGGTCATGGTGGGCAACGCTTTTCGCATTGACGTGGCTGAGCGGTTGGAAACCCAGGAGCGCACCAATCGCGGACTGATGTATCGATTCTTCGCCGAGATCGCCGACCCACCGGATGAAGCCGGCGCGGTTGCAGCGGCGCGATCAGCCCTATGGCAGCGACTGCGTATCACACCCGGCGAAATCACGCGGCGGTTCAAGCTTGCGGCTCGAATCCGGCCGCGTAGGTCATTGACCGGCGAGACGTTGCAGCCGGAGTTGCCAGAGCTCGCGGCTGCCGTCGAGAACGGCCTTATGGGCGAGGATCACATCCGGGCGGTGTGCCGAGCCGTCGATGTCTTGCCGGCGTGCGTTTCACCCGTCGACGTGCAAGCCGCCGAGCGCACGCTGGTCGAGCACGCGGCCGAGGTCGACGCGGGCATCGTGGTCAAACTCGGCCAGCGCATTGCCGACTATTTAAATCCCGACGGCCTGTTCAGCGACGAGGACCGCGCCCGACGACGTGGGCTACACCTGGGCAGGCAACAGCCCGACGGGATGTCGCGACTCTCGGGCTGGCTCGACCCGGAGGCACGCGCGTACTTCGAGGCGGTCGAGGCCGCGGTGCGGCCGGGCCGTCACCAGCCTGACGAGGACACCGAACAACGCGATACCCGCACCCCCGCCCAACGCTGCCACGACGCGCTCAAACTCGGACTCAAGACCGCGATCGCATCGGGCGGTCTGGGGGTACACCGCGGCCATCCGGTCACGGTGGTCGTCGCCACCACGCTTGCCGAACTCACCAACGCCGCGGGCGCTGCACCCGCCCGTACCGGTGGTGGAT
This genomic stretch from Mycobacterium paraterrae harbors:
- a CDS encoding ferredoxin reductase; the encoded protein is MDRKVSRAVADVVETQPITLAGVETHPGWHALRKLARRITTPLLPDDYTRLANPLWSARELRGRIVEVRRETNDSATLVIKPGWGFTFDYEPGQYIGIGLLLDGRWRWRSYSLTSSPVTTDAHRSTRTVTITVKAMPEGFLSTHLVDGVQPGTIVRLAAPQGNFVLPDPAPPAVLFLTAGSGVTPVMSMLRTLVRRDQITDVVHLHSAPTADDVMFGAELAQLAVDQPGYRLQLRATRSQGRLDLARLDDEVPDWRKRQTWACGPEAMLNSAEQVWSAAGLKTRLHLERFAVSKAAPAGSGGTVTFAKSGKSVAVDGATSLMDAGEQQGVQMPFGCRMGICQSCVVTLTEGHVRDLRTGLEREPGTRVQTCVSAASGNCTLDV
- a CDS encoding fatty acid desaturase family protein — translated: MAITDLDVFAHLTDADIENLGVELDAIRRDIEDSRGERDARYIHRTIAAQRALEVAGRLMLALGKRRSAWWAGTATLGVAKIIENMEIGHNVMHGQWDWMNDPEIHSSSWEWDMSGSSKHWRYTHNFLHHKYTNILGMDDDVGYGLLRVTRDQPWKRFNLLNLFYNTMLALGFEWGVGLQHVEIGKIVMGRMDNDQATERVDEFLAKAGGQVFKDYVAFPALTSMSPWASFKSTLKANIVANIIRNVWANAIIFCGHFPDGAEKFTKTDMLGESKGQWYLRQMLGSANINAGPVMRFMSGSLSHQIEHHLFPDLPSNRYEEIAVRVRQICDKYDLPYTTGPFLVQYGKTWRTIAKLSLPDKYLRDTADNAPETRSESMFAELEPGFAGIDPSTGRRRGLKTAIAAVRGWRRAKRATAEAQTPGRDELAA
- a CDS encoding LLM class flavin-dependent oxidoreductase encodes the protein MKVGAMIEPRLPGAVDFALAAEQLGVASLWIPEVWGYDALTGLAYLAAKTSAIQLGTFVVQLGSRTPALLATSALSLQELSAGRFILGVGTSGPRVMEGWHGVRFRKPVQTTRETIEIIRLISRGERLEHAGEIYPLPLPDSRGSALKPMVRPEHVPVYIAAMGPRNLELTGEVADGWLGNAFIPEAADVFLGPLTVGAHRAGRTLDDLDLVAPVALEFHDDQASADAATRRHADGYAFTIGAMGVGGQNFYNDAFSRLGYADEVNTVAQLWQAGDREGARQAVPLDLGRLTNLIGNEDIIAERVARYRAAGITTLLAKLEGDHEYQLAALKRLVAIAA
- a CDS encoding IS110 family transposase, whose translation is MKEATPMVVVGADVHKHTHTFVAVDEVGRKLGEKTVRAVTAGHAEAVMWARERFGAEVVWAIEDCRHLSARLERDLLGSGQKVVRVPPKLMAQTRASARTRGKSDPIDALAVARGFLREPDLPVASHDEVSRELKLLVDRREVLVAQRTATINRLRWRVHELDPERAPRPGSLDRAKHRLLLGAWLTTVPGLVAELARDELADIDRLTEAIDALAKRIGARVRAIAPTLLAMPGCGELTAAKLVGETAGVTRFKSEAAFARHAGVAPVPVWSGNTAGRVRMTRSGNRQLNAALHRIAVTQIRLEGLGQTYYRHRLAAGDSNPEALRCLKRRLARVVFGRLHTDQQHRTQPCQPAAA
- a CDS encoding SRPBCC family protein gives rise to the protein MLTTMRYRDLPTVEVTQRVRCDVPTAWALLTDINLPTRCSSELQCVDWLDGATGVEVGARFQGRSKHEAFGEWSTVCEVVEVEDGGAQRRWVYDVVGPDGPGARWGFEVEPTSDGVLVRQWGRMGPGPSGLTPAIVAMPDKEARIVANRLSEWRQNMQANLDWVRSQAEA
- the rsgA gene encoding ribosome small subunit-dependent GTPase A, whose protein sequence is MKPDDYDESDVKIRSGKGSRPRTKTRPEHADAKSAMVVSVDRGRWGCVLDGDPDRRVTAMRARELGRTPIVVGDDVDVVGDLTGRTDTLARIVRRGERRTVLRRTADDTDPTERVVVANADQLLIVVALADPPPRTGLVDRTLIAAYAGGLAPILCLTKTDLAPAEPFAEQFADLDLTVITAGRDDPLDAVTHLLVGNITVLLGHSGVGKSTLVNRLVPQADRAVGEVTDIGRGRHTSTQSVALPFDRDSWVIDTPGIRSFGLAHIKPDDVVLAFSDLAEAIEDCPRGCGHLGPPADPECALDTLTGPAVRRVAAARRLLTALREP
- the aroA gene encoding 3-phosphoshikimate 1-carboxyvinyltransferase — protein: MSTWPAPFAPRPVDATVTVPGSKSQTNRALVLAALAAANGVSKISGALRSRDTDLMIGALTALGLHVDGEADHVEVSGTIAPADDARIDCGLAGTVLRFVPPLAALGLTTVTFDGDEQARVRPIAPLLGGLRGLGVDIDGDRLPFRVRGVGKVAGGAVDIDASASSQFVSGLLLAGPSFTDGLTVHHVGASLPSAPHIAMTVAMLRQAGVDVDDATPNSWQVRPGPVAALHWHIEPDLSNAVAFIAAAVVSAGTVRITGWPAASIQPADAILSILTQLNCVVKHDDTHLEVRGPQSYNGFDVDLRDVGELTPSVAVLAALAAPGSVSRLSGIAHLRGHETDRLAALSAELNRLGGNCRETADGLEITATPLRAGTWRSYADHRMATAGAIVGLRVDGVQVDDIETTAKTLPNFPAMWANMVGKSTV
- a CDS encoding HNH endonuclease signature motif containing protein, producing MSSSISAEQAREQILAALDAVDAAHRLVRETSSVMVGNAFRIDVAERLETQERTNRGLMYRFFAEIADPPDEAGAVAAARSALWQRLRITPGEITRRFKLAARIRPRRSLTGETLQPELPELAAAVENGLMGEDHIRAVCRAVDVLPACVSPVDVQAAERTLVEHAAEVDAGIVVKLGQRIADYLNPDGLFSDEDRARRRGLHLGRQQPDGMSRLSGWLDPEARAYFEAVEAAVRPGRHQPDEDTEQRDTRTPAQRCHDALKLGLKTAIASGGLGVHRGHPVTVVVATTLAELTNAAGAAPARTGGGSRLPMRDLIRMAADAIHYLAVFDDHTERPLYLGRQKRIATHDQRLICYARDRGCTRPNCLEPGYRCEVHHRDEWARGGQTDADKLHFLCGSDHGMVSRGEAHTVVMENGRLGWTDGTGPPEINHAHHPDEMLRGDPDPPDPLAP